The genomic region GGCCACCGAGGGGAGGCTGTCGCTCAGAGACGGCGAATCGAGCTCGGAGGAGTTGGCGCTCCGCTGCTCCAGGAGCTGAGATTCGATGTCGCCCTGCGTCTCGTTCACTCTTCtgtctcctctgctgctgctgctcgctCTCCTCCAGAGAttacttttacactttttgCCCGCGGTAGCTGCGGTGGGGTCCTTGTACCAAGAGGACGAGGGGCCACACTGGTTGCCAGGCTGCCCGCAGCTGCACGCGGAGGGACACGAGCACAAGCATCCATCGGTACCGGCTGCTTTGATGGCGGCTGAACCGCTGCTGCAGCTGGCTTCAtccatgctgctgctggcgcTGCCGTGCCTCACCTTGTCCTGCCTGGACTCGGAGTCCGCAGGAGCCTCCAGGCTGCCGTCTCTGCGAAATACACACCACGTTTAACGGATCTACACttttcacaaaaagtaaaatggaATCACTACACATGCTTAACTGCATATTGTTGCTCAATTTGATGATTTCACCTATGGCTGCAGCtaacaatttttgttttctgaggaTTTTCTCTTGCtatgctgtttttttgtctttttagtgttttattttgtttttaatggttcATTTGGGGAAGTGAATTGCAAATTAACTAATGCTATACATGTTATAATGTTCTGATTTTGTTTATACTTAACACTTGTCcccaacaataataataataatctagtaattgaataataataaaaaaaacacttagtttattttatatatgaGAAATACAtgagagaaggaaaacaaataattaaattccttctTAAATGAGGAAATAAACCATTTActacctaaaataaaattgcttgaTCATTAGCTGCAGATGAACGATatatctgcagctaaaaaataaacttctaacAGGTGGGTTGATCTGTTACTTATTTTCTGGGTCGCAAAAGGTGCTAAAAAaggagatttatttaaaattttgccaTTTGAGTAGTTCTGGAcggaacatatttacagacaaagaaggtttttttttctttatcaaaatgtatacatttgtacagttttggtttagtGTCTCctgttctttcaacaaatggcCTGTTTTAGAGTCTGGATACTGAagttaatcgattactaaattagttgacaactATTTTAATTACAATAATACAATTTAATTGTTAAAGGCCTGatttcacttcattttcttATGTTATCATGTTGTCAAAATCCTGACTGATGTTTTAtggtaggaaaaaaatatctttggtTATTTCTTCTAATTCATTAAAACTGCGTGTGATACAACCTGGGGTGTCATTTTGGTAGATTTCCATCTCGGTTAcatttttcctttgattttatttgagttggatgattataaaataacccaaaaaatTTTAAGAATGCTTTTAACAAGTCATTAATACGGTTCGAAATACAGAACAAGCTCCAAACTAGTTCCAGCTCACACACTCACCAGCCACTAATACCGTGTGTGAGCAGCTGCTCCCTGTGGGACGAGTGTGATCTGAATGCTAACCTTTCCAGCGGCATGTAGGCGTTGAGGATGGAGCCCGCCATGGCCTTGGTGCTGGCGTTGTCGCTCATTGTTCCCAGACTGACGGTGGCCGACTCGCCGCTCAAACTGCAGCGCTCCTTCTGGACGTCGGCCTGCACCTCCATCCTGGAGGAAACAgttgaaaaacacataattaattcaaacaaattattacactgcaaaaacacaaaatctcagcaagtatttttggtgtcttagtacacttgaagtGAGACAAAAGTAAATTACATGTAACTATTCAGGAAGAAATATgaccttgttttaagtcaatctGTTATATTGATGAAATTGctctagtttcactggcagataatttcacttataactaatacattttcagcaatattaaagaattgatgaaattccttaatattcagAAGGAAAATTCTTGCCATCTTCCTgctgaaaacaggaagaaatagCTATTTTTGTAAGttagtacagttgaaataaaacaaaactaaggcATTTGTCCTAGATgctagattttgtgtttttccattttttagaACACGACTATGGAAAAGAACCACAATTAGTGTCTGAAAAAAGCCCTGAAACTCATTTTAgctgaaactggaaaaacaagATGCATTATTTCCATGTCATACGCTACAGCTATTAAGCCATCGCTAACAGTATTCAGAAAGGCATTTTAACAACATAGGGAGCGCCCAGCTCCAGTGTTTTACCGATGGTAGCAGCTGCCGGACAGACTGCCGGTGATGCTGGTCCCGGCGAGCGCCGTGGTGCTGGCGTTGTCGCTCATGTTGTCCCGCTGAGCGGAGCTCACGCCGCAGCGCTCCATGTGGCTCCCGCTGACGCTGAGGCTCAGGCCGGTCAGGCCGCCGACACTCGCTCCGTCGCCAAGGCTCGGGTTGTTGAGCCGAGTTTCCGCCACAGACGTCGTGTCTTGGAGGGAAATTTGTTTAGTTATAGAGCAgtttgaggaaaacaaaaaaaaagtcacacgTACAGAGTTAGCTGCAGTAAACCCAAATATTCTGTGACTTTGTGGGTAAAACAGAACGTGCCAAAATATTACTGACAAGAATACATAAAATCTTGACAAAAATCAGACGTATACAAACATTTAACTCATGTTTAACACTTTACGTTCTAAAAATATCCAGATTATGTGGTGCCATTGTGATCTTTAATACAACTCTgtgtaggcctgtcgcgataaacgataaatcaattaatcgtacgataaattaaaactaccaacgtcattttaattatcggcattatcgtctcttccgacctttttctctttcagctaatgacaccgaatgaaaaaagggctcaactccggtgctctccactgacccccccttcctcatttccttagtgtaaagcccagcgcacaagACCAGATCTAAGAGCTgtcggctgattgtcggcccattttcaaaacctgacagaccacacatgagccgacagaaatcctaggtataacggttcgatcgggttcgttcctgccttgtggtgtccaacaatgggcacaaaataatggctacaagttcagtgaactaattttaaaaccaggcattaatcaatgctttactacaatctacctgcaatgcatgtggctagtgtcagcgtaaagtcctgactgaatgaaaatcattagaacatatttacttcacgttaacgaagaacagctgaaaagttaccgggtttatcaactgcggtagcaatttcgctccaactcctccccttgtcatttctatattctttgcatgttgaataaacattaatgttgtttccacatatcatctccaatgtctgcTGGACTTCCGGTTgtgctgtgtcagctgtttgggattcccctctgtaatttcccctcagaaaacacggaggagaatcctcgctttctgattggctacctgtcacattcaacaagcTCCCAGtcgaaaacccctgatttagatcggagcagcaacaacgatctaccgtaacacaccatacaatcttagaaagaccaacgttttaagattgttgtacggggaaaaataggagcaaaaaatcgtgtagtgtgaactattgcatcaggtagtcgatgtgcccattttctctatttaaatctaattattactgaagggcaacataatatacagacttcataatctgcactcttttggttgaatgcagtatttatttacactttggctttatgtttagttttttttccagtacagtttttgttaatggagactgagaatccattttgtttttggttgttttgtttattttgtttatcagttccagtgtttagtgttcttttgaaaataaagtgtatctaactttggcaagaaatcgcatgcgttattacatcattttcagtgtaaaacggtcttcaaacaatattatcgtttatcgcaataatttttgagacaattaatagttcagcaaaatttgctatcgtgacaggcctaactcTGTGTCTCCTCTCTCACGCCCAACAGCTCCAAGAAACCTAAGCCAGCTCAGCCTCACACACCCAAATATTTGTCCTGGGCCTAACCAGGACAAATATTTGCAACACAACATGagcactgttaaaaaaaactgctgatttAAGTATGCTCACAGAtaccaaacaaacacaaatactgtgcTTCAAGCTAAATGAATTCCAACAGCTTTCaaatatctcttttttttaatcaaatgtatgaaaatatctggtttcaactctAAATAACGTTTTCCAAATTGAGGCTTTTAATCGAACGTTAGATTGCACTTTATTGCAACACTGTGCAGTTTCACCGACTTTATTCAAGCACCTGAATACATTTAATTggaattcaagcattttcaaggaacTTTATGAACACAGTGTAAAAGATTTTCCCTGTAATTTTTGGCTTGTGGCGTTATTAGTGGTTGAGAACTTTAGATTTGCTGTTAGTTTTTCAGATTTCCATCTTTCTTAGTATTTAGGAGATTCTTACCTGTGGCTACTGCCCCAGTGCCGATGTTGTCATTTTCGTCATCGAACTCGATTCGAACCCCTTTCCCGTTACCAGCGGAAACGCCACAACCTCCGCTCCGACACAGAGAGATCGGGACGACGCCGTAGACGTACGCGAGCATGATGGGAACGCCGATACCTGAGACACACAGGAAACAGATGCAACAAACATTTCCTTTCTATATGAGATGAAgcagaaattcagaaaaaaaactaaatatcatTTCACCCAGTTGAACTTTACTGGAAGCTCTTGATATATTATGAATGTGAAGACAACTTGCGTAAGagtgaaaagagaagaaaagtgaTCTCTTACCAACAGTGACTGCAGCAACCACAGGAGACACGATGACCGACAGCGTCACGCCTCCAGCGATCACCAAGTTCCTCTTGTGTTTCGAGATGTCCTTTCCTTCGTAGCGATTATGTATCTGATGAAGCAAATTGTTGAGCAAGATAAATGTTTCGTTTCATACAGCtacaatttttttgtaaagtaatttcattcaaataaaGGAGCGTATGCAACATAAATTAACTACACTcagtaacatttaaataatttacttctGTTAATTTAGGTGATTCTGATTTGTTGCTATTAAAAACCCCAAATTTATTTCCACAGAAAATTAGGGTATAAGAGTATATGGTATCGGATTTCATAATGTAGCCTAGCATAATACAGAAATAGGATTATAAgaacaatttttaaaagaaattgaataaaatgttgtaaagaAGTTTGCTCCTCAATCAATCACTTTTTCCAACCGCACTTTTACCCTCAACTCAACTACACAGATTGCTTCTCCAGCAaggattttaattaaattaaattactaaaatacaTACACTTTTTGATGATAAGTATTCTTATACTtatgaacataaataaacattccCAGCACAGTCTCTGTATAGTGTAAAACAGACTGGGAGAAGTGACACGATAGTAATTTTTAATATAGGAACCAGGAGATAACTTTAGTGGCTAAACACACAGCCACCTGTCTACTTTGACCTCTTTATCTGGATTTTGACTACAGAACCTGCAATATGGATCATTTGTCTAGTCATAATGTTCCCCTTTAGAAGGAAAATCTATTACTTAAAACAATACTTTATTTACGATTTGTGCGATTATTAGCATGTTTTGTCACTTTctagtaaaaacaaatgtatataATCAGTgccaaattaaactttttctctTCATGGAAATGAAATCAGTCAGAATTACTGATCTGCGAATCATAACAAGAAAGTACAAACATCTCCTTTAAAGAGATCTTTTTGAAGATTATTTAACAACGTTCTACTTTAAATACAACTTTGGTGGGCTACATTAATTAGCCCAACATAAATATGCTAAGTTTTCATATCtatttctgccaaaaatctttatttgtaaTCTGTGATTCTGCAGTCTCAAGTTACATATGAAAAGGTAAGCAAACAGGGTAGCTAGGATACACTTAGCTATCTCTAACCGTCACTTTTACTCTTCTCTTTCTCCCTCCTGATTCTGATAAACTCATTGATCAAGCACACTGTTTTTAGGTCAGACTTAAAGCAGTGATTACTACATTAGAGatctttgaataaataaaccagtGTTAGGGAAGTTCTCACCCTTCTGCCCACATAGACTGGGATCCCAATGATCATGGCTGGGATGGCGATGCCGGCAATGAGAGCGATTCCCACAGGCGCTCCCACCAATGTCCCGAGCTGCCAGAggattttcttcttcctgctccaCGGCTTCTTCCCCCAGAACGTGCAACCCGATGGACTGAGAAGacaggagagagaaaacagtATGTTAGATctcaaagagaaaaactgtaCACATTAATACTgtagattgaaaaaaaaaaataaagatctatCCTTATAAATCCTCGTCCAGGATGAGGATATAAATCTGACTCTAAAAATGGCTGTTTTGGAAAATTCCTCCAAGGAGAAACCAAAAACTCTGCACAGTTGACATAGATGCATATAAACCTGAGGACATTTGAAAGGAACAAGGACAACAAGTTCTGTAGGAGCCTGTTAATGATTAAAAGCTTTAAACCATGTGCtttgaaacaggaaaacaacttaaaaacgCAGGACAGTTTGCACCGTGGACCAGGGCCGACAAACACCGACTTGAAGGCCAAAAAAGCTGAGTTTGTCCTTCATATATCCCCACTAAATGCAGGAAAAACAGTGATGTTTTCACTAAAGTGAAAGAACAAAGAGTGAAACGCTAAATGTGAAACCAACAGATCATTTGCTCGTCaacataaatacagaaatgattGATGAGGTGACAGGAAAGGTGTTTGTGGTGATGACAACAACAcataataaaaagagaaactaaGCTAATAACGCAGAACCTTGATAACAAAACGGGGAATATTAAAGCTGTGGTGTCACTCAGCTCACCTCAAGTAGTGAAGGTCAGAAATCTCCTTCATGCAGAGCCAGCAGAACTCGCAGCCGCAGACGGCGCAGGTCATGTGGTTACAGCTCCCATCGTTCATTTTGATGATGTAAGCAGAGCAGCGAGGGCACGGCTTGATGTCATCACCTGCAACAGATTATTAAAGGAGAAATAAACCAGAATGTGATGGAGATCATAGACCGTTGCTGTTACTGCAAATTAGTGTTTTATGtatatgtaaacaaaataaaggtgTAAACATCTAGACAAATAATATGTGAAACTGAAGGTATGTATGGGTTTATGTGTGATATTTAAGAATATGCGATTCTTTCAACAACGAAAATAAGGAAACCAAGGCAAAAACAAGGGAGACTGTTGGGCATAATGACAATAACTATGTCAAACAAAAACCAGGACTGGCTAAACAGAGACAGAAGCTCATTTTCTTTACATGGAGGGTCCATGAAGCATCTTTACCAAAAGTGATCAAATCCACTTTAAAACCACCTTCGGActcaaaaacattatttcataaGCGAATGGGTCGGTGAAGAAGTAATAAACCCAGCTACGGAGAAACTTAGAAACCAAATAAGACGTAGTGACCAATCGTCCTTCATACCAGCTGCTCCGCTCTCCTGGCTGTAGCTGAGGGACGACGACCTGAAGTTCCTGAGCCGCAGGCTCTGGGCCCGCTGCTGCCGCGCCGTGTCGCATGTCTGGTTGGGATGCCACAGCTGTTTGCAGTGGTAGCAGAACTCTGTGCCGCAGCCGTCACGGCCACAGGTGATCTTTGGACAGCTGGCACAGCCAAAAGCAATGACGGCATACCTAGAGGAGAAGAAAATACAAGCAGAATGCTGGTTTAGAGATCTGAACCTGGACTGTATTAATGAGTATCTACTGCAAGAAATTTGTGgtcatttcatttctgtttttaagatttaaaacaaagaaaaacataacattttaaaaggcGCTTAGTTTCCAACATAgtgatgagaaaataaaaaataaactttactgataattttgttgtggaaattcaatgcagGATTTATTCtatgcaacaacaacaacataaaaaaacttctgcctttttaaaaaagatttaaattagtTGGTTCTGCACTATTTTAGCCAAATATAAAGAGGTATTGTGGAAGGTCAAAAGAGTAGCAGGTTGCAGACCAATGAGCTACAACTATAGGATTTATCCACACATTCTTATTATTCAAAAATtacaagcaaacaaaaccaaaactagATTGCAGTTGGTGCTgctttaaataaactatttttccATATATGACTGCAAAAACTAGCAGCTGTTTTCCTGAGCTTCCTCATTCTAAAAAGTGAGTAAAAAACACACCACAGACAATATAGATGCCATAAAAATTTaactatataaaatatatataaggtCATTACCACAATGACCTTAAATAAGGTCATTGTGGTAATTTACCACTGTATATAGGGTTAGTGTCATGGCAAATGGAggtgaaacataaaaacaaaagatgacaTTTCATTTGCAAATTGCccaaagacaaaattaacattcaaccaataaaacaaagtttttttcccctaactTTTATGATAAACTTTTTGAAATACAATTCAGCTGAATAAGGAACAAGCTATTCTCCTCCTGACTCATCTGTTCAAGTTACACatttaaactgaacattttcataattatgGTTAAATGTGATCTTAAAGATTTCCCCATAATTTTCCAGTTTTAGCTTCCTTTTTCTTCAGAGGAAATTAACAGAATGACTTGGgaggaaacaaaactgaaaatgcaaaaaaaaaaaaaaaaaaaaaggttagaaaATTAGAATAACAATACTTATGACGTAcgctgatttttaaaaaatgtacaaacccTGATGCTGTACATATTTAacagctaaaaaacaaaaagccagtCTCGACAGTTTTCAAACTAACACTTCACTGTGCAAACTGATGACATATTGTGTAAAAGATGAACAACCAGGTGGGAGATTTCCAAATGGACGTTTTGATGTCTTCACTTCCATGTGTTTCCCCACGCACTTTTCAGCAAGTAAACCCGACTCCTGTTAAGTTTTAATTTCTACTCTGTTCATCCAGCCTCATACTGGGATAGGAAGCTCCAGAGCACCACACTAGAAACATATCAACACCTACAAAGTGATACGTTGAGGGAGGTAATGTGCAGTAAAAGTGATTTTCAAAGTTCAAATGTTTGTAGTTGAGTCGTTGCAGGAAAGAAATACGTCGCACAAGTCAGAGGCAGCTGGACAGAGTACagtaattgaaagaaaaaactttatatACCGACCATAAAACTCTTCCTTTTAGACATTTCCACATTTGCAGTTATGATTCTCTGTATATTTCAGGCACATTTTTCCACAGAGGTCAGGCTAGAAATATGAAACTTAGAAAAATTGCAGGCTGGAAGTAAGaagctggatggatgatgaattGATAAAGAAATGGATATATAGATGAGTGCAACGGCAGATCAAAGAACGGAGGGACTgatggatgaatagatgaaAAAAGGTACTGACAGGGGGCGATAGATGGAATCGGACggatcttttaaataaaaaaaactgaaggccttttgcttttttttagccaaattcTCATCatgcagtaaataaaacaggaaacaaagccaggaaaatataaatatttcccaCATCTATGAAGGGATAGAATCACATTCGATCCCTTTCTTGACTTGTAAAGTTGCACAGGAACCCTGCCACCAACATCTGCTAACATCTGGCCGTTTAGAAAAACTTGACAAGTTTTCGGTGTTCAACCTTGTGCCAAACAACAGCTCTAATAAGTAGTGAAATAAAAGTtactaaaacacaaagaacagaaacaaaaatccacaataaTCTGTGCAATGCACTCTGACTTTACCTTTGATGCTTAGAATATTTTACattgctgctaaatgtgttaCAGGTGCCATTTGTAAGACTGTAGCAATAAACAATCAAATAGTAAAttaatattagtaaaaaaaacatttttttaattacatttatttatggtttcagttttgtgtggctttcatttctttttttttttttttattaggtttttatttttctgtttttttgtgtttttgcttccaGTAACGGTGTTCAGTGTTGTGTTCAAAATTATACGTTTGTAAGTCTTTGAGAGAGCAAACTTGCATTGTTATCCCATTATCATCATcgtagttgaaaatggtctctaAACAAATATACTCTCGTTTATCGCAACAATTTCTGGAGCAATTTATCGTCCGGCAAAATAATTCCTCTCTAATTGCGAgctaaaataagtttaaagcttaaaaacaaacctgattATCAACTGAAAGCCTTACTTTGTGCCAAACAGAAAATTCACACTGATGCAAcactgtaacaaaacaaaagtggaaGCACATCAGGTTCTAAGACTAGTCAAAACTTTAACTTTGCTACAGAGTTGCTTTATGCATCACATAAAGAATTTATCACTCAACAAACTAGTTCAGCTAACAAACAACGCCTTTAACACCTTTAAACCACAATTATGCAACAGTAACAGAGACGGAGCTAATAGTTTGGCAGTGGGTCCAATCAGTTATTTGGGATTGAGAGCATTATTTAAGTTGTTGAGGCAACAAATGCAGAATAGAAAGTAAATTCAGATTAAGGGGAAATTACAACAAAGACGTGAACTTTCTGGTCTAATTCAAACACAGGAGTGGTACAAGTGCATCGTGTATCGAGTGGCTGCCATGGCCTAACAGCACGGCGTTTTGTGATGAAGCCAAGAGAGCAAGACAACAGGGTCAGAGGCACGGTGTGAGCAAATTCTTGAATCCCTCATGGCTCCAAACGGATGTGAACCCTGCCCTCCACCAGCAGCTCAAGCAGAAAATACTGAACCTCTTCTTTAATTTGGTAAATTCTGAAATACCTAGTGTAAATgccagttttagtttttatgattttatatttaagtacgtctttacttttttttctttctgtgttcaAAGTGATTTATATGTCACAGTGTGACTCAATGTTGTGCACATTAATGATAATTAGCAACAAaactattaatttaatttacatttctgaCATCTTTCTTACCTTTCATATTCTCCCACAGTCTATAACAATGGGACAGACTCACGTCAGGAAAATGATAGTAAGCACTTCCTGTTCAAATCTCTCTTGGATGACTCATTTCACTCATTTAAACCAAGTGTCCAAGATACTGGGGTTAATTTTACAGAGCAAAATCAGTCCTGAAGTCTTAatttttagctttctttttgtttacatattagAAAAGCATGATTTTGTGCTTATTAAATGTTAGTTCTTAAATGTATTCACATACAACTGTTACATATTTCCTCACTCAAGAGCCACAAACTAGCATGCGTTCCTCTAATACTCATAACTTAAACTTCCTTCATGCAGCTGATTTATGACAAACCTTGCAGGATTGTTTATCGATTTTTTTCTCTATTCCGATCAATTTGCAACAAAGCATCCTCACAGCACGATGCTGTCAAAAACAAGCTTCATGGTGGTTTCAGGGTGATATGTTGTTAATTATTCATCACACACTTTTGCACACAGAGAcagctttcttttttgtaatgaTATTGAAAAGCATGAATCATTTCCCTCTCACTTCATAATTCTGTACTAATGCttattaatcacataaaattccaatgaaatCAAATGAAGTCTGTGGCTATAAAGTGACAAATTGCAAAAaagtctgaatacttttgcaaggcactgaatATACTATTAagaattaaatggaaaatgtgtggTAAAGGGGCAGTTTGATGCTgattgatgtttttctgaacaGACCATGTGATCTCACCGCCCTCCATCTTACCCGCAGTCGGGAGCGGGACACCAGCGACAGTCCGGTTCGGCCACCAGCCATCTCCTCAGCATGAACTCCTCGTATTTCTCCATGACGGCTCGGTCTCCCAGGATTATCTGGATGTCGTGGGGGTTGA from Xiphophorus couchianus chromosome 13, X_couchianus-1.0, whole genome shotgun sequence harbors:
- the rnf19a gene encoding E3 ubiquitin-protein ligase RNF19A, with the translated sequence MSSLQHGSTGSERDLHSAASSVSLPSVRKNPKKRRLSLHSFFGRRLRPERDSKRKSRTLSSGADGVISVESAQSEAGVDKVSIQPPSDVASTSAGTGSLSDLLECPLCLLRHTRDRFPDIMTCHHRSCADCLRQYLRIEISESRVNITCPECSERFNPHDIQIILGDRAVMEKYEEFMLRRWLVAEPDCRWCPAPDCGYAVIAFGCASCPKITCGRDGCGTEFCYHCKQLWHPNQTCDTARQQRAQSLRLRNFRSSSLSYSQESGAAGDDIKPCPRCSAYIIKMNDGSCNHMTCAVCGCEFCWLCMKEISDLHYLSPSGCTFWGKKPWSRKKKILWQLGTLVGAPVGIALIAGIAIPAMIIGIPVYVGRRIHNRYEGKDISKHKRNLVIAGGVTLSVIVSPVVAAVTVGIGVPIMLAYVYGVVPISLCRSGGCGVSAGNGKGVRIEFDDENDNIGTGAVATDTTSVAETRLNNPSLGDGASVGGLTGLSLSVSGSHMERCGVSSAQRDNMSDNASTTALAGTSITGSLSGSCYHRMEVQADVQKERCSLSGESATVSLGTMSDNASTKAMAGSILNAYMPLERDGSLEAPADSESRQDKVRHGSASSSMDEASCSSGSAAIKAAGTDGCLCSCPSACSCGQPGNQCGPSSSWYKDPTAATAGKKCKSNLWRRASSSSRGDRRVNETQGDIESQLLEQRSANSSELDSPSLSDSLPSVADSHCSHFSSELSCSDPETAKPGQMDPPPHQPTITPLPEVEHDRLEQLPPQSGQAAFAHLLLASSPPASPKDRSSGTFLYISEESAGENAEPEEFVKETSRNSAAQPVSPTRKRCIQTDI